One part of the Sulfolobus tengchongensis genome encodes these proteins:
- a CDS encoding alpha/beta hydrolase has product MPFLFTDDARIYYETRGIGKPIVLIHHLAGSYKSWKFVAPELSLDNTIIIYDLRGHGRSSVLNTPYYIEDHTRDLRSLLVQLNVTKPIIVGHSLGTLIALDYALNYPVEKLILIGALYKAPSREAYEKYVRIALNFGMRALAEYRKIYKEFAESLTANYQAWNSLLEVYEETTPIGYKNAVEGLLRAKDYSDEMSRISAKTLVIYGTYDGLIINQSIFKNNMKDIEVKIVDGYGHFLNFENPILLSQIIKSFL; this is encoded by the coding sequence ATGCCATTCCTATTTACTGATGACGCGCGCATTTATTATGAAACAAGAGGAATTGGAAAGCCAATTGTACTTATTCATCATTTAGCCGGCAGTTATAAAAGTTGGAAATTTGTCGCGCCGGAGTTGTCATTAGATAACACCATTATCATTTATGATCTAAGAGGACATGGAAGATCATCCGTGTTAAATACGCCTTATTATATTGAGGATCATACAAGAGATCTAAGGAGTTTATTAGTTCAGTTAAATGTAACGAAACCCATTATTGTAGGGCATTCGTTAGGTACCCTAATAGCACTAGATTATGCTTTAAATTATCCAGTAGAAAAGCTAATACTCATCGGTGCTTTATATAAGGCGCCATCACGTGAAGCTTATGAAAAGTACGTACGAATAGCGTTAAATTTTGGTATGCGTGCACTAGCAGAATATAGAAAAATATACAAGGAATTTGCAGAAAGTCTAACTGCAAATTATCAGGCGTGGAATTCTCTTTTGGAAGTATATGAGGAAACTACACCCATAGGTTACAAAAATGCAGTAGAAGGTTTGTTAAGAGCTAAAGATTACTCTGATGAGATGAGTAGAATAAGTGCGAAAACTCTTGTTATTTATGGAACATATGATGGATTAATCATAAACCAGTCAATTTTTAAGAATAATATGAAAGATATAGAGGTAAAAATTGTAGACGGTTATGGCCATTTTCTTAACTTCGAGAATCCAATACTATTATCGCAAATTATAAAGAGTTTCTTATGA
- a CDS encoding helix-turn-helix domain-containing protein — translation MEKAIHNLGKDARLHIIHILLRNRGKKELADELGITPAAITKYLKGITHPSDEIIKKSIQIASDEEYNEIIKTIITDLTEALIELIENVDIEMIIENENTVKLKKMLERAFNEALSTSSSLV, via the coding sequence ATGGAAAAGGCAATTCATAATCTAGGAAAAGATGCTAGGCTTCATATAATTCATATACTTTTACGGAATAGAGGAAAAAAAGAATTAGCTGATGAATTGGGAATAACACCAGCTGCAATTACTAAGTACTTGAAGGGGATAACACATCCTAGTGATGAGATAATTAAAAAGAGTATCCAAATAGCAAGTGATGAGGAGTATAATGAGATAATTAAAACAATAATTACTGACTTAACTGAGGCATTGATAGAACTTATAGAAAATGTGGATATAGAAATGATTATAGAAAATGAAAATACAGTAAAGCTTAAAAAAATGCTAGAAAGGGCTTTCAATGAGGCATTATCAACTTCTTCTAGCCTCGTATAA
- a CDS encoding CBS domain-containing protein, producing MQNLSPTQREILLALTDLYNRQKRMIKSKEVADIIGKDEGTVRNIILSLKVLGLVESKPGPNGGYMPTLKAYEIINNPTLTPILDKLNLYKGMIETDIKVENIEIIDITNPTANRVLLKVEGDLRKLKVGDPVRLGPTPYSRLVIEGLILHLDENSKEVVVDVKRMISIPKEKVRNLISKRLIALKPETSLREASMIFYKEAIRGAPVINQEEKVVGILTTADIIKAFFEGNYDAKVSDYMKTNVISINENEDVLDAIRKMIIYNVGRLLVIDSNSKAVGIVTRTDILRSIAGLEGLWTV from the coding sequence ATGCAGAATCTTTCACCTACTCAAAGGGAGATATTATTAGCGCTTACCGATCTTTACAATAGACAAAAAAGAATGATAAAAAGTAAAGAAGTTGCTGATATTATAGGAAAAGATGAGGGAACTGTAAGAAATATTATACTAAGTTTAAAAGTACTAGGACTAGTCGAGTCTAAACCAGGGCCTAATGGAGGATATATGCCAACACTAAAAGCATATGAGATTATAAATAACCCTACATTAACCCCCATTTTAGATAAACTAAATCTCTACAAGGGAATGATAGAAACTGACATCAAAGTGGAAAATATTGAAATTATAGATATAACTAACCCTACAGCTAACAGAGTTCTACTTAAAGTGGAAGGAGATCTTAGAAAACTAAAGGTGGGAGATCCGGTTAGGCTTGGCCCTACTCCATATAGCAGATTAGTAATTGAGGGTTTAATCTTACATTTAGATGAAAATAGTAAAGAAGTAGTAGTTGATGTTAAGAGAATGATAAGTATTCCTAAGGAAAAGGTAAGAAATTTAATATCTAAGAGACTAATTGCGCTGAAACCAGAAACTAGTCTAAGAGAAGCCTCTATGATCTTCTATAAGGAGGCAATAAGAGGAGCACCAGTTATAAATCAAGAGGAAAAGGTAGTCGGAATTCTCACAACTGCTGATATAATTAAGGCTTTCTTTGAAGGCAATTACGATGCTAAGGTATCGGATTACATGAAGACTAATGTGATTAGCATAAATGAAAATGAAGACGTATTAGATGCTATAAGAAAAATGATAATATACAATGTAGGTAGGTTATTAGTGATTGATAGTAACAGCAAGGCAGTGGGTATCGTGACAAGAACCGACATATTAAGATCAATAGCGGGTTTAGAAGGATTATGGACAGTTTAA
- a CDS encoding ATP-dependent helicase: MSNTYFYSDEEIYNLLRPYVAKWFKDKYGAFTPPQRAAIPLIKQNYNVLVSSPTGSGKTLAAFLGILDSLFEMGDRGELEDKVYAVYISPLRALNNDMQRNLLEPLSELRQINPKLPDVRVGIRTSDTTSYEKQKMLKRPPHILITTPESFGISITSPKFSQKLTDVKWVIIDEIHELANSKRGAYLSGMLEIFRSLITKKEFVRIGLSATVSPLEEIAQFLVGKGREYRIVDARFVKPIDIKVISPVKDLVHSSESEVDEGIYKTILNEIKKHRTTLIFTNTRHATERVAYKLRKLAESEKILDTDSIEAHHSSLSRDVRLDVEEKLKKGLLKVVVSSTSLELGIDIGYIDLVILLSSPKSVSRLLQRIGRAGHHIRNISKGRIIVVDRDDLVECSVLAKLARDRKIDNIHVPKNPLDVLSQLIVGASLISTLDKEELFNIIKRSYNFSELSEDEYSLILRYLSGDFFGLELKNVYAKIRIKDEKLIYPKKGSRMIFYTNSGTIPDEAMISVITETGRYVGNLEEEFVEILTPGDIFVLSGRTYEFIGSKGSKVIVKEAIGQRPTVPSWFSEMLPLAYESALEVGKFRREIADMIRRGVRKEEIIEQISKEYEISKSAAISIYTYILEQYLFTNGKVPSDNLILIEIYDDEEGVRNYIFHALYGRRALDALSRAFAYVLSEELDTDVKVSVTDNGFVLGVKNELPNYDITSLFSKVTVDNVYEIVAKAVMRTEMLKRRFRHCAERSFMILRKYKGRETNLERRELNSEILLKAVKEMDNFPVLKETIREILEDHMDIMRAKEILKKVNEGEIKIDTFGPTNVPSPFSHSIILKGHSDVVLAEDRRELMKKLHDRVIEFLRQKGVNIDLEYTSV, translated from the coding sequence TTGAGTAATACTTACTTTTATTCAGACGAAGAAATATACAATTTACTTAGACCTTATGTTGCAAAATGGTTTAAAGATAAATATGGAGCATTTACGCCTCCTCAAAGAGCCGCAATTCCACTAATAAAGCAAAACTACAACGTGTTAGTATCTAGCCCTACCGGGAGTGGAAAGACATTAGCTGCATTTTTAGGAATTTTAGACTCATTATTTGAAATGGGGGATCGGGGTGAGCTAGAGGATAAAGTTTACGCTGTTTACATTTCACCATTAAGAGCTTTAAATAACGATATGCAACGGAATTTGTTAGAACCTCTTAGTGAGCTAAGACAAATAAATCCTAAATTACCTGATGTAAGAGTTGGAATTAGAACAAGTGACACAACTTCATATGAAAAGCAAAAAATGCTAAAAAGACCACCACATATCTTAATAACAACACCAGAATCTTTTGGTATATCTATAACTTCACCTAAGTTTAGTCAGAAACTCACTGATGTAAAATGGGTAATAATTGACGAAATACATGAATTGGCTAATAGCAAAAGAGGGGCATATCTTTCTGGTATGTTAGAGATATTTAGAAGTTTAATTACTAAAAAGGAATTCGTTAGAATAGGTCTAAGCGCTACAGTTTCTCCTTTAGAAGAAATAGCACAGTTTCTTGTAGGTAAAGGTAGAGAATATAGAATAGTTGATGCAAGATTCGTAAAACCTATTGATATTAAAGTTATTTCTCCAGTCAAGGATCTAGTACATTCGTCTGAAAGTGAAGTAGATGAGGGAATATATAAGACTATACTGAATGAAATAAAAAAGCATAGAACTACTCTTATTTTCACAAATACTAGGCATGCTACGGAGAGAGTCGCGTATAAATTAAGGAAGTTGGCTGAAAGCGAGAAGATTCTAGATACTGACTCAATAGAGGCTCATCATAGCAGTCTTAGTAGAGATGTAAGACTGGATGTGGAAGAGAAACTTAAAAAGGGCCTATTAAAAGTAGTAGTATCCTCAACAAGCTTGGAATTAGGAATAGATATAGGATATATTGATTTAGTGATACTGCTTAGTAGTCCTAAAAGTGTAAGTAGGTTATTGCAAAGAATAGGACGTGCGGGCCATCATATTAGAAACATTAGTAAAGGGAGGATAATTGTAGTTGATAGGGACGATCTAGTAGAGTGCTCCGTGCTAGCAAAGTTAGCTAGAGATAGGAAGATCGATAACATACACGTTCCTAAGAATCCGTTAGATGTTCTCTCACAGTTAATAGTAGGTGCAAGTTTGATTTCAACTCTTGATAAAGAAGAGTTATTTAATATTATAAAAAGATCATACAACTTCTCAGAACTTAGTGAAGATGAGTATTCCTTGATATTACGGTATCTAAGTGGTGATTTCTTCGGATTAGAGTTAAAAAATGTTTACGCGAAGATAAGGATAAAGGATGAAAAGCTAATATATCCTAAGAAAGGTAGCAGGATGATATTTTACACGAATAGTGGAACCATTCCGGATGAAGCAATGATAAGTGTAATTACAGAAACGGGCAGATATGTAGGAAATTTAGAAGAAGAATTTGTAGAAATACTAACTCCGGGTGATATTTTTGTTTTGAGTGGTAGAACCTATGAGTTTATTGGGAGTAAGGGCTCTAAGGTAATTGTGAAAGAGGCTATAGGACAAAGGCCAACTGTTCCAAGCTGGTTTTCCGAGATGCTTCCGTTGGCTTACGAATCCGCATTAGAGGTAGGTAAGTTTAGAAGAGAGATTGCTGATATGATTCGTAGGGGAGTTCGTAAAGAGGAAATAATAGAACAAATTTCGAAGGAATACGAGATTAGTAAATCTGCAGCTATATCTATATACACTTATATTCTGGAGCAATATCTTTTCACTAATGGGAAGGTGCCATCTGATAATCTGATTTTAATCGAAATATATGACGATGAAGAGGGGGTTAGGAATTATATATTTCATGCTTTATATGGAAGGAGAGCTTTAGACGCGTTATCCAGGGCTTTCGCTTATGTACTTAGTGAGGAGTTAGATACTGACGTAAAGGTATCTGTTACAGATAATGGATTCGTATTAGGTGTGAAGAATGAACTACCAAATTATGATATTACTAGTCTGTTTTCAAAGGTTACAGTGGATAATGTTTATGAAATTGTAGCTAAGGCAGTTATGAGAACAGAGATGTTAAAAAGACGATTTAGACATTGTGCGGAAAGGTCATTTATGATTTTACGCAAATACAAGGGAAGAGAGACAAATTTAGAGCGAAGAGAATTAAATTCAGAAATTTTGCTTAAAGCGGTAAAAGAAATGGACAACTTTCCAGTGCTTAAGGAAACCATTAGAGAAATACTAGAAGATCATATGGATATAATGAGAGCCAAGGAGATTCTTAAGAAAGTTAATGAAGGTGAGATAAAAATCGATACTTTTGGGCCAACAAATGTGCCTAGCCCATTCTCACATAGCATAATATTGAAGGGTCACTCAGATGTTGTATTGGCTGAAGATAGAAGAGAATTAATGAAGAAGCTTCATGATAGAGTTATAGAGTTCTTGAGACAGAAAGGAGTGAATATCGATCTCGAATATACGTCCGTTTAG
- a CDS encoding zinc-binding alcohol dehydrogenase family protein: MKALTFNLGITINDVPEKEVNRDFVLIRPTRVLINGLENAIYVGLLWVEPFRILGSTGIGKIESVGLDIDKSLEGKLVLVLPYSQTYGGIGTEIDGLLSEKASIPFDSIVLLPQSKFSEKYILYPYASFALQLPNYINNGNTLIIGSGLYGIISALYLKDIVSKVIIYREDGVSPKIIGVEETRHLSQEWDNIIITTFKSWVRAFLDDISKSNTRVIMPKLMNTWPLVSSNKIRFIIPKEIDGALEFIDKKISDKLFSELVAFSNDLLASFPASKAGVIIKVDEIFK, translated from the coding sequence ATGAAAGCACTAACATTTAACCTTGGTATTACTATAAATGACGTCCCAGAAAAAGAAGTTAATAGGGATTTTGTCTTAATAAGGCCAACAAGGGTTCTTATAAATGGTTTAGAGAACGCTATATATGTTGGTTTATTGTGGGTAGAGCCGTTTAGAATATTGGGTTCTACTGGTATAGGAAAGATTGAAAGTGTAGGATTAGATATTGATAAAAGTTTAGAAGGAAAATTGGTACTGGTACTGCCGTATTCACAAACGTATGGTGGAATTGGAACAGAGATAGATGGATTGTTATCGGAGAAGGCTTCCATACCTTTTGATAGTATAGTCCTCTTACCTCAGTCAAAATTTAGTGAGAAATACATACTTTATCCTTATGCAAGCTTTGCTTTACAATTACCCAATTATATTAATAATGGCAATACGCTAATAATAGGAAGTGGACTTTATGGAATTATCTCAGCTCTCTATTTAAAGGATATTGTAAGTAAGGTTATCATATATAGAGAGGATGGTGTAAGTCCAAAAATAATAGGTGTAGAGGAAACTCGACATCTTTCACAAGAGTGGGACAACATTATAATTACAACATTTAAATCGTGGGTAAGAGCATTTTTAGACGATATATCAAAATCAAATACTAGGGTAATAATGCCTAAGCTAATGAATACGTGGCCTCTTGTCTCTTCCAATAAAATAAGGTTTATTATTCCTAAGGAAATTGATGGAGCCTTAGAGTTTATTGATAAAAAAATTAGTGATAAATTATTTAGCGAATTAGTTGCTTTCTCTAATGATCTTTTAGCCTCCTTTCCAGCGTCAAAGGCTGGTGTTATAATAAAGGTAGATGAAATTTTTAAGTAG
- a CDS encoding PLP-dependent aminotransferase family protein: MFERFLSSETKYLRTSEIRDLLKLTEGKNVISLAGGLPDPQTFPVEEIKKITEDVLTNYSDKALQYTATPGISEFRKELVNLSKSRGISGIDEKNIFVTVGSQEALYMLFNILLDTGDNVLVEAPTYLAALNAMRSRRPNFISVTVTEKGPDLNELERKVKESNANGKKVKLMYVIPTAQNPAGTTMSTEDRKRLLEIAVKYDFLIFEDDAYGFLVFEGESPPPIKAFDKEGRVIYTSTFSKILAPGLRLGWVVAHEDFIKEMELYKQNVDLHTPSLSQYIAMEAIRRGVIQNNLPKIRRIYKEKRDIMLEAIETYFPKGSRWTRPVGGMFIFAWLPEKIDTSKMLEKALQRGVAYVPGASFYADYSGRNTMRLNFSFPKKEELTEGIRRLAETIKQELST; encoded by the coding sequence ATGTTCGAGAGATTTTTATCCAGCGAAACTAAATATCTACGAACTTCTGAAATTAGAGATTTGTTGAAATTAACTGAAGGAAAAAATGTAATTAGCCTAGCTGGAGGACTACCTGATCCCCAAACTTTTCCAGTAGAAGAGATTAAAAAGATTACTGAAGACGTTTTAACAAATTATTCCGATAAGGCTTTACAATATACTGCGACGCCTGGAATATCTGAGTTTAGGAAAGAACTAGTAAATTTATCTAAATCAAGAGGTATTAGTGGAATAGACGAAAAAAATATTTTTGTGACGGTTGGAAGCCAAGAAGCACTTTACATGTTATTTAATATCTTACTTGATACTGGAGATAACGTATTAGTTGAGGCTCCAACTTATCTAGCCGCTCTTAATGCTATGAGAAGTAGAAGACCAAATTTTATCTCAGTTACGGTTACCGAAAAAGGACCAGATTTAAACGAGTTGGAAAGAAAAGTTAAAGAAAGTAATGCTAATGGAAAGAAAGTAAAGTTAATGTACGTTATACCAACAGCTCAAAATCCGGCGGGTACTACGATGAGTACAGAAGATAGAAAGAGACTTTTGGAAATTGCCGTAAAGTATGATTTTCTAATATTTGAGGATGACGCTTATGGGTTCTTAGTATTCGAAGGAGAAAGTCCTCCACCAATTAAAGCCTTCGATAAAGAGGGAAGAGTTATCTACACTAGTACTTTCAGTAAAATACTCGCACCAGGTCTAAGATTAGGATGGGTAGTTGCCCATGAGGATTTCATAAAGGAGATGGAGTTGTACAAGCAAAATGTTGATCTACATACTCCCTCCTTATCACAGTATATTGCGATGGAAGCCATTAGAAGGGGCGTAATCCAGAATAATTTACCTAAAATAAGAAGAATATATAAGGAGAAAAGGGACATTATGTTAGAGGCAATAGAAACCTATTTCCCTAAAGGATCTAGATGGACCAGACCAGTTGGGGGGATGTTCATATTTGCATGGCTACCGGAGAAAATCGATACAAGTAAAATGCTAGAGAAAGCACTACAAAGAGGTGTTGCGTATGTTCCGGGTGCTAGCTTTTATGCTGATTATAGCGGAAGAAATACAATGAGATTAAACTTTAGTTTTCCAAAAAAGGAAGAGTTAACTGAAGGTATACGACGATTAGCGGAAACAATAAAACAAGAACTTTCTACTTAA
- a CDS encoding nicotinamide mononucleotide deamidase-related protein, translating to MDYWFAEIITIGNEVLSGKTVNTNASHIGRRLTSLGFVVRRITVVMDEIDEIVSAFKEAIARKPKIIISSGGLGPTWDDKTAEGLAKALGVELELNKVAFEMVLEKYRKRNIPITEERKKMAYMPIGAIPVNNQQGIAPGIYIYYNNIDILATPGVPREMEDVLENFIKSGLIRNKPNVKYFEDYIYVENVMESALAPYVKDLVKKYDVYIKTHPKSYELSHPILEIQIALNEKEEDKAKVKIQNVKNELIDAIKKLNGIIRNSL from the coding sequence ATGGATTATTGGTTCGCGGAAATAATAACCATAGGTAATGAGGTACTTAGTGGAAAAACTGTAAATACTAATGCATCTCATATTGGACGTAGGCTTACATCATTAGGATTTGTAGTTAGAAGAATAACCGTAGTTATGGACGAAATAGATGAGATAGTATCAGCTTTTAAAGAAGCTATAGCGAGAAAACCAAAAATAATAATATCGTCAGGTGGGCTAGGTCCTACGTGGGATGATAAGACAGCGGAAGGACTAGCAAAGGCATTAGGCGTTGAATTAGAATTAAATAAAGTAGCGTTCGAAATGGTTCTTGAAAAGTATAGAAAAAGAAATATTCCTATTACAGAAGAGAGAAAGAAGATGGCCTATATGCCTATTGGTGCTATTCCGGTAAATAATCAACAAGGAATAGCTCCAGGTATATATATTTACTATAACAATATCGACATATTAGCTACACCCGGCGTTCCAAGAGAAATGGAAGATGTGTTAGAGAATTTCATAAAATCTGGCTTAATTAGAAATAAACCTAATGTAAAGTATTTCGAGGATTATATATACGTGGAAAACGTTATGGAATCAGCTTTAGCACCGTACGTGAAGGACCTTGTAAAGAAATATGATGTGTATATCAAAACTCATCCTAAGAGTTATGAACTCTCTCATCCAATACTAGAAATACAAATAGCATTAAATGAAAAAGAGGAAGATAAAGCCAAAGTGAAAATACAAAATGTTAAGAATGAACTAATTGACGCTATAAAGAAATTGAATGGAATCATAAGAAACTCTTTATAA
- the pheT gene encoding phenylalanine--tRNA ligase subunit beta — translation MVTIVLNKYSLLGKLKITEDQLDNLLFNLKSEVKPIDENNIEVEINADRLDLLSSDGIARAIKGLLERELGEAKYEVVNTDYKLIVNNVRTRPFALAAIVYNSKIDLQELIQFQEKLHATIGRKRKKVAIGIHDLKKIDSKIIEYKEIPLSYRFVPLNGSIELTISEVIERTEQGKLYGHISISNGVSPAILQDNGQILSVPPIINSDKTKLDQSTRDFFIDVTGTSFEAVVQTLDLIVSNLAEAGGTIGKVKVETPMNSESLYSPLLTHKTQTVKVDYINKILGVNLSEEDSCKHIMRMRMDCKAESEHIRVIVPQYRIDILNEIDLVEDISMSIGYNNLEPSKYVPTNYGTYDYMTLVERKIRELSIGGNFVEIFNFVLTKDTKLLEGNYVKILNPISEEYNAVRNSLIPILLDFISKNQHARFPVRIFEIGDVVVQNDHSDTGFINDRRIAYAIMDSKVSYEDIQAPVHYILKSLGIEAYYKETKSEIFIEGRVASIMYNKEIIGIIGEIHPSVLRKFDIEYPTVIAELYLTKIAEKLKS, via the coding sequence AGTCGAAATAAATGCAGATAGGCTCGATTTATTATCATCAGATGGAATCGCTAGAGCGATAAAAGGCTTATTAGAAAGAGAGCTAGGAGAAGCTAAATATGAGGTTGTAAATACAGATTACAAGTTAATAGTCAATAATGTTAGAACAAGACCTTTTGCTCTAGCTGCAATAGTTTATAATTCAAAAATAGATTTGCAAGAGCTAATTCAATTTCAAGAAAAGCTTCATGCTACAATAGGAAGAAAAAGAAAAAAGGTCGCTATAGGTATACACGATTTAAAGAAGATAGACTCAAAGATAATAGAATATAAGGAAATTCCTCTCTCATATAGATTTGTCCCATTAAATGGTAGTATAGAACTTACAATTAGTGAAGTAATTGAGAGAACAGAACAAGGAAAGCTTTACGGACATATTTCAATTTCTAATGGAGTATCACCAGCTATATTACAAGATAATGGGCAAATATTAAGCGTACCCCCAATAATAAATTCAGATAAAACCAAACTTGACCAGAGTACTAGAGATTTCTTCATAGACGTTACCGGAACATCGTTTGAAGCTGTAGTACAAACGCTCGATCTAATAGTTTCGAACTTGGCAGAAGCAGGGGGAACTATAGGAAAAGTAAAAGTAGAGACTCCCATGAATTCGGAATCCCTATATTCGCCTCTACTTACTCATAAAACTCAAACAGTTAAAGTGGATTATATAAATAAAATTCTTGGGGTCAATTTAAGTGAAGAGGATTCATGCAAACATATAATGAGAATGAGAATGGACTGTAAAGCAGAAAGTGAACATATAAGGGTAATAGTTCCACAGTATAGAATAGATATTCTGAATGAGATAGATCTTGTAGAAGATATTTCAATGAGTATTGGTTATAACAACCTAGAGCCTTCTAAATACGTTCCTACAAATTATGGTACTTATGACTATATGACCTTAGTTGAAAGGAAAATTAGGGAATTAAGCATTGGAGGAAACTTCGTAGAGATATTTAACTTCGTACTAACTAAAGATACAAAATTACTTGAAGGAAATTACGTGAAGATACTTAACCCTATTTCTGAAGAATATAACGCGGTTAGAAATTCGTTAATCCCAATACTATTGGACTTCATATCTAAAAATCAACATGCGAGATTTCCAGTTAGAATTTTTGAAATAGGAGATGTAGTAGTTCAAAATGACCATAGTGACACTGGATTCATTAATGATAGAAGAATAGCCTATGCAATAATGGATAGTAAGGTAAGCTATGAAGATATACAAGCTCCAGTTCACTATATTCTAAAATCGTTAGGAATTGAGGCATACTATAAAGAAACAAAAAGCGAAATCTTTATAGAAGGTCGTGTAGCGTCTATAATGTATAATAAAGAGATAATAGGAATTATAGGCGAAATCCACCCATCCGTACTTAGAAAATTTGATATAGAATATCCTACAGTAATAGCGGAATTATATCTTACAAAAATAGCTGAAAAACTTAAGAGCTAA
- a CDS encoding DUF2192 domain-containing protein: protein MVKEIYRERVKVLTDIWSLLTNSWESLNREDVIEIIKGAYNKRNIKPFRGFNADGLYEKELISLFVVGKYGLGLFEDNKPIFDKLLVKEEEYDNISKIILNGNADEAYEKSGNNKETLARALRTIFTQIVFSFESEDKMYKSLRNLNTSNKDEVKHTAKSFSRFYTAFKLAEGIAEGTIRDKLTYIATKKALAISIGIEYPLPKMNYVALIAKEVFNVNKKTLTKILGTKV, encoded by the coding sequence ATGGTAAAGGAGATCTACAGAGAGAGAGTTAAAGTCCTTACTGATATATGGAGCTTATTGACAAACAGTTGGGAATCACTAAATAGAGAAGATGTGATAGAAATTATAAAGGGCGCATATAATAAAAGAAATATTAAACCATTTAGGGGATTCAATGCTGATGGTCTATATGAAAAGGAGCTAATAAGCCTCTTTGTAGTGGGAAAATATGGATTAGGCCTTTTTGAAGATAACAAACCAATATTTGACAAATTACTAGTTAAAGAGGAAGAATATGACAATATTTCAAAAATAATATTAAATGGAAATGCTGACGAAGCATATGAGAAATCTGGTAATAATAAAGAGACTTTGGCTAGAGCTTTAAGGACAATATTCACTCAAATAGTATTTTCTTTTGAATCAGAAGATAAAATGTACAAGTCCCTTAGAAATCTTAATACATCTAATAAAGACGAAGTTAAGCATACCGCTAAAAGCTTTTCTAGATTTTACACTGCATTTAAGCTAGCTGAAGGTATAGCTGAAGGAACAATAAGAGATAAACTTACTTACATCGCAACTAAAAAAGCTTTGGCAATATCTATAGGTATAGAATATCCGTTACCTAAAATGAACTATGTGGCATTAATAGCTAAAGAGGTATTTAATGTAAATAAGAAAACATTAACAAAGATTTTAGGTACAAAGGTATAA